A genomic window from Salvia hispanica cultivar TCC Black 2014 chromosome 5, UniMelb_Shisp_WGS_1.0, whole genome shotgun sequence includes:
- the LOC125187408 gene encoding axial regulator YABBY 5-like isoform X2 codes for MSMELTAEPVCYVNCNYCNTILAVNVPFGSMFTIVTVRCGHCSNLLSVNMGALLQSVHLQDFQKQQSFAASAAAALDDVATRDNGSSSKYNRSYSPLDIEQPKMAPIRPPEKRQRVPSAYNRFIKEEIQRIKASNPEISHREAFSTAAKNWAHFPHIHFGLKMESNKQAKMDHPVAAGEATAQQSLGV; via the exons ATGTCAATGGAATTGACCGCTGAGCCTGTTTGTTATGTTAACTGCAACTACTGCAACACCATTTTGGCg GTTAATGTTCCATTTGGGAGCATGTTTACTATTGTCACTGTGAGATGTGGGCATTGCTCAAATTTGCTCTCAGTCAACATGGGAGCTTTGCTTCAGTCTGTTCACCTCCAAGATTTCCag AAACAGCAATCCTTTGCCGCCTCAGCTGCAGCCGCCTTAGACGACGTCGCCACCAGAGACAACGGCTCCTCTTCCAAGTACAACAGATCATACAGCCCCCTCGACATCGAACAACCTAAGATGGCTCCAATACGCC CACCGGAGAAAAGACAACGTGTTCCATCAGCCTACAATCGTTTCATAAA AGAGGAAATTCAGAGGATTAAAGCAAGCAATCCTGAGATTAGCCACCGTGAAGCCTTTAGCACAGCTGCAAAGAAC TGGGCACATTTTCCTCATATTCATTTCGGGTTAAAGATGGAAAGCAACAAACAAGCAAAGATGGATCATCCTGTTGCAGCAGGAGAAGCCACAGCTCAACAATCTCTTGGTGTTTAG
- the LOC125190993 gene encoding ATP-dependent DNA/RNA helicase DHX36 isoform X1, which translates to MRRQGGHYGGESGGGGGGYGSGGSQSHQNSKSGYYQGRHQEQQQQQQSGDKEGAQHNNQWRWERDGPEAKLPQAAMSPTAPFSEGQGRDAPRSYYQNQRMDPRMPVERQGGGDPRSQSHEEDMDIGYEDNRMPPTLEGLEQRFVDDIMKLSKEQTDAEDAENARHRERINAINVKYEEQLFALRAKHVGRRDEFLRRESQARHQQYQQIVMDQYPASGAGGPSTDPRGANAGLGGESHRSYNSDSYDSYRERGPRYPANAREHGYEAKAPYPRGRAYESASRYY; encoded by the exons ATGCGGCGGCAGGGCGGGCACTACGGCGGCGAgtccggcggcggcggaggaggataCGGCAGCGGCGGCTCTCAATCGCATCAGAACAGCAAGTCGGGGTATTACCAGGGGCGACACCaagagcagcagcagcagcagcagtcGGGAGACAAGGAAGGAGCTCAGCATAACAATCAATGGCGGTGGGAAAGAGATGGCCCCGAAGCTAAATTGCCGCAGGCTGCTATGTCTCCCACTGCGCCTTTCTCCGAAG gTCAAGGACGTGATGCTCCCCGATCCTATTACCAGAACCAGAGGATGGATCCCCGCATGCCAGTGGAGAGACAGGGTGGAGGAGATCCTAGATCTCAGTCCCATGAAGAGGATATGGATATAGGCTATGAAGATAATCGTATGCCGCCGACTTTGGAAGGTCTTGAACAGAGATTTGTGGATGATATCATGAAACTGAGCAAAGAACAAACTGATGCAGAGGATGCTGAAAATGCTAGGCATAGAGAG AGAATAAACGCAATCAATGTCAAATACGAAGAGCAGTTATTCGCCCTCCGAGCCAAGCACGTTGGCCGGAGAGACGAGTTTCTCCGGAGAGAATCTCAAGCAAGGCACCAGCAATACCAGCAAATCGTCATGGATCAGTATCCCGCCAGTGGAGCCGGTGGCCCTAGTACCGACCCTCGAGGTGCCAACGCAGGATTGGGTGGCGAATCACACCGCTCTTACAACTCAGACTCGTACGACTCTTACAGAGAACGGGGGCCCCGATACCCTGCCAATGCTAGGGAACACGGATACGAGGCTAAAGCTCCATACCCGAGGGGGCGCGCCTACGAATCGGCCTCCCGTTATTACTGA
- the LOC125187408 gene encoding axial regulator YABBY 5-like isoform X1 produces the protein MSMELTAEPVCYVNCNYCNTILAVNVPFGSMFTIVTVRCGHCSNLLSVNMGALLQSVHLQDFQLQKQQSFAASAAAALDDVATRDNGSSSKYNRSYSPLDIEQPKMAPIRPPEKRQRVPSAYNRFIKEEIQRIKASNPEISHREAFSTAAKNWAHFPHIHFGLKMESNKQAKMDHPVAAGEATAQQSLGV, from the exons ATGTCAATGGAATTGACCGCTGAGCCTGTTTGTTATGTTAACTGCAACTACTGCAACACCATTTTGGCg GTTAATGTTCCATTTGGGAGCATGTTTACTATTGTCACTGTGAGATGTGGGCATTGCTCAAATTTGCTCTCAGTCAACATGGGAGCTTTGCTTCAGTCTGTTCACCTCCAAGATTTCCag CTACAGAAACAGCAATCCTTTGCCGCCTCAGCTGCAGCCGCCTTAGACGACGTCGCCACCAGAGACAACGGCTCCTCTTCCAAGTACAACAGATCATACAGCCCCCTCGACATCGAACAACCTAAGATGGCTCCAATACGCC CACCGGAGAAAAGACAACGTGTTCCATCAGCCTACAATCGTTTCATAAA AGAGGAAATTCAGAGGATTAAAGCAAGCAATCCTGAGATTAGCCACCGTGAAGCCTTTAGCACAGCTGCAAAGAAC TGGGCACATTTTCCTCATATTCATTTCGGGTTAAAGATGGAAAGCAACAAACAAGCAAAGATGGATCATCCTGTTGCAGCAGGAGAAGCCACAGCTCAACAATCTCTTGGTGTTTAG
- the LOC125190993 gene encoding uncharacterized protein LOC125190993 isoform X2: MDKRTGQGRDAPRSYYQNQRMDPRMPVERQGGGDPRSQSHEEDMDIGYEDNRMPPTLEGLEQRFVDDIMKLSKEQTDAEDAENARHRERINAINVKYEEQLFALRAKHVGRRDEFLRRESQARHQQYQQIVMDQYPASGAGGPSTDPRGANAGLGGESHRSYNSDSYDSYRERGPRYPANAREHGYEAKAPYPRGRAYESASRYY; this comes from the exons ATGGATAAAAGAACAG gTCAAGGACGTGATGCTCCCCGATCCTATTACCAGAACCAGAGGATGGATCCCCGCATGCCAGTGGAGAGACAGGGTGGAGGAGATCCTAGATCTCAGTCCCATGAAGAGGATATGGATATAGGCTATGAAGATAATCGTATGCCGCCGACTTTGGAAGGTCTTGAACAGAGATTTGTGGATGATATCATGAAACTGAGCAAAGAACAAACTGATGCAGAGGATGCTGAAAATGCTAGGCATAGAGAG AGAATAAACGCAATCAATGTCAAATACGAAGAGCAGTTATTCGCCCTCCGAGCCAAGCACGTTGGCCGGAGAGACGAGTTTCTCCGGAGAGAATCTCAAGCAAGGCACCAGCAATACCAGCAAATCGTCATGGATCAGTATCCCGCCAGTGGAGCCGGTGGCCCTAGTACCGACCCTCGAGGTGCCAACGCAGGATTGGGTGGCGAATCACACCGCTCTTACAACTCAGACTCGTACGACTCTTACAGAGAACGGGGGCCCCGATACCCTGCCAATGCTAGGGAACACGGATACGAGGCTAAAGCTCCATACCCGAGGGGGCGCGCCTACGAATCGGCCTCCCGTTATTACTGA